In one Pseudomonas sp. SCA2728.1_7 genomic region, the following are encoded:
- a CDS encoding excinuclease ABC subunit UvrA: MTSKRTSKAPTGMVRVRGAREHNLKNVDVDIPRDALVVFTGVSGSGKSSLAFSTLYAEAQRRYFESVAPYARRLIDQVGVPDVDSIEGLPPAVALQQQRGTPSTRSSVGSVTTLSSLIRMLYSRAGSYPSGQPMLYAEDFSPNTPQGACPECHGLGRVYEVTEALMVPDPNLTIRQRAVASWPLAWQGQNLRDILVTMGIDVDIPWKKLPKKQREWILFTEETPTVPVYAGLTPEETRVALKRKMEPSYQGTFTGARRYILHTFTHSQSALMKKRVSQFMLGSPCPLCDGKRLKREALSVTFAGYDIGELSQMPLLQVAEVLRPVAAASYLEHAEETGETLSHAQTREARQQRVAHGASGHGSAPDVRHTPNLSLEKRLAAQRIAEDLLERVSTLTDLGLGYLALERSTPTLSSGELQRLRLATQLGSQLFGVIYVLDEPSAGLHPADGEALFEALQRLKADGNTLFVVEHDLETMRRADWLIDVGPAAGEQGGQVLYSGPPAGLVEIEASQTRAYLFAESQRQTRTARKPTAWLKLEGITRNNLNNLSAEFPLGCFTSVTGVSGSGKSSLVSQALLELVGAQLGRPTVESEPEELSLEDDAPQVSSGQVTSGLESIKRLVQVDQKPIGRTPRSNLATYTGLFDNVRKLYAATDAARAAGYDAGQFSFNVAKGRCATCEGEGFVSVELLFMPSVYAPCPTCHGARYNPQTLAILWEGLSIAQVLQLTVDEAVTVFAGQPGIRRSLEVLRDIGLGYLRLGQPATELSGGEAQRIKLATELQRNQRSATLYVLDEPTTGLHPRDVDRLLEHLDTLVTAGHTVIVVEHEMRVVAQSDWVIDIGPGAGDQGGRIVVAGTPQKVAASKKSKTAPFLARALSR; this comes from the coding sequence ATGACTTCCAAACGCACCTCCAAAGCGCCCACCGGCATGGTTCGGGTACGCGGCGCCCGTGAACATAACCTGAAAAACGTCGATGTCGACATTCCTCGCGATGCGCTGGTGGTGTTCACCGGCGTGTCCGGTTCGGGCAAATCCTCGTTGGCCTTCTCGACCTTGTATGCCGAAGCCCAGCGCCGTTACTTTGAGTCGGTGGCGCCGTACGCGCGACGGCTGATCGATCAGGTCGGCGTGCCGGATGTCGACTCCATCGAAGGCCTGCCGCCGGCCGTGGCCCTGCAACAGCAACGCGGCACGCCGAGTACGCGCTCGTCAGTGGGCAGCGTGACCACGCTGTCGAGCTTGATCCGTATGCTCTATTCGCGCGCCGGCAGTTATCCGTCGGGGCAACCGATGTTGTATGCCGAGGACTTCTCGCCGAACACCCCGCAAGGCGCGTGCCCGGAGTGCCATGGTTTGGGGCGGGTGTATGAAGTCACCGAGGCGCTGATGGTGCCGGACCCGAACCTGACCATCCGCCAGCGCGCGGTGGCGTCCTGGCCGCTGGCGTGGCAGGGGCAGAACCTGCGCGACATCCTCGTGACCATGGGCATCGACGTCGACATCCCGTGGAAAAAGCTGCCGAAAAAGCAACGCGAGTGGATTCTCTTCACCGAAGAAACCCCGACCGTGCCGGTGTACGCCGGGCTGACCCCGGAAGAAACCCGCGTCGCCCTCAAACGCAAGATGGAGCCGAGTTATCAGGGCACCTTCACCGGTGCGCGACGCTACATCCTGCACACGTTCACCCATTCGCAAAGTGCGCTGATGAAGAAGCGCGTTTCACAGTTCATGCTCGGCAGCCCTTGCCCGTTATGCGACGGCAAACGCCTCAAGCGTGAAGCGTTGTCGGTGACGTTTGCCGGGTATGACATCGGTGAGCTGTCGCAGATGCCTTTACTGCAAGTGGCCGAAGTATTACGGCCGGTGGCGGCGGCCAGTTACCTCGAACACGCAGAAGAAACCGGCGAGACCTTGAGCCACGCGCAAACCCGCGAGGCCCGTCAACAACGCGTGGCCCATGGTGCCAGCGGCCACGGCAGCGCGCCGGATGTGCGCCACACGCCAAATCTGTCGCTGGAAAAACGCCTGGCGGCGCAGCGTATTGCCGAGGATCTGCTGGAGCGGGTCAGCACCCTGACCGATCTGGGCCTCGGTTATCTGGCGCTGGAGCGCAGCACGCCGACGCTGTCGTCGGGCGAATTGCAGCGCTTGCGCCTGGCGACGCAACTGGGCTCGCAATTGTTCGGGGTGATCTACGTGCTCGACGAACCTTCCGCCGGTTTGCACCCGGCCGACGGCGAGGCGTTGTTCGAGGCCTTGCAACGCTTGAAGGCTGACGGCAACACGCTGTTCGTGGTCGAGCATGACCTGGAAACCATGCGCCGCGCTGACTGGCTGATCGACGTGGGTCCGGCGGCGGGCGAGCAGGGTGGTCAGGTGCTGTACAGCGGCCCGCCGGCAGGTCTGGTCGAGATCGAAGCGTCGCAGACGCGGGCTTATCTGTTTGCCGAGTCGCAACGCCAGACAAGAACGGCACGTAAACCGACGGCGTGGCTGAAACTCGAGGGCATCACCCGCAACAACCTGAATAACCTCAGCGCCGAATTTCCACTGGGTTGCTTCACCTCGGTGACTGGCGTGTCCGGCTCGGGCAAATCGAGTCTGGTCAGTCAGGCCTTGCTGGAACTGGTCGGCGCGCAGTTGGGGCGGCCGACGGTGGAGAGCGAGCCGGAAGAACTCAGCCTCGAAGACGACGCACCGCAGGTCAGCAGCGGCCAGGTTACGTCCGGGCTGGAGTCGATCAAGCGACTGGTGCAGGTCGACCAGAAGCCCATCGGCCGCACGCCACGCTCGAATCTGGCGACCTACACCGGGTTGTTCGACAACGTCCGTAAGCTCTACGCCGCGACCGATGCAGCTCGGGCCGCAGGTTATGACGCCGGACAGTTTTCCTTCAACGTCGCCAAGGGCCGTTGTGCTACCTGCGAAGGTGAGGGCTTTGTCAGTGTTGAATTGTTGTTCATGCCAAGTGTTTATGCGCCGTGCCCGACCTGCCATGGCGCACGCTACAACCCGCAAACGCTGGCGATTCTCTGGGAGGGTTTGAGCATCGCCCAAGTGCTGCAATTGACCGTCGATGAAGCGGTGACGGTGTTTGCCGGGCAACCGGGGATTCGTCGGTCACTGGAGGTGTTGCGCGATATTGGCCTGGGTTATCTGCGCCTGGGCCAGCCGGCCACGGAGCTGTCCGGCGGTGAAGCGCAGCGGATCAAACTGGCCACCGAGTTGCAGCGCAACCAGCGCAGCGCGACGTTGTACGTGCTGGACGAACCGACCACCGGGTTGCATCCGCGTGATGTCGATCGGTTGCTGGAGCATTTGGATACGCTGGTCACGGCGGGGCACACGGTGATTGTGGTCGAACACGAAATGCGCGTGGTGGCGCAGAGTGACTGGGTGATCGACATCGGGCCGGGGGCAGGGGATCAGGGCGGCCGAATCGTGGTCGCGGGTACACCGCAGAAGGTTGCGGCGAGCAAGAAGAGCAAGACTGCGCCGTTTCTGGCTCGGGCTTTGAGCCGCTAG
- a CDS encoding PAS domain-containing hybrid sensor histidine kinase/response regulator yields the protein MQFLSDSHGCEGWKGEMAGRISAFDWSHTELGPLNSWPASLCSAVQLMLASPLPMVMLWGRAGYMIYNDAYSIFAGGRHPYLLGSPVELGWPEVAEFNRHVVDTCLAGGTLSFRNKELVLLRDGVPEDVWMDLYYSPVANDDGVPAGVMAMVVETTEFMHSERRRQAAEKAYRADNERVRLALNAGALLGSFVWDVKNNTLSADERFARTFSYPPDHDLSNLAQDIAESRIHPDDHAWVQERVAHSVQTGEPYNAEYRVRRSDGSYLWVLASGGCEFDEHGKPLRFPGVLIDIHERKIAEESLLKFTRNLEQRVGEEVEARLAAEEQLRQSQKLEAIGGLTGGVAHDFNNLLQVIAGNLHLLARHEPNNANVQRRVSASLAAVERGAKLSSQLLAFARRQPLSPAVCNPRQIFEGVGELLQRALGETIQIDVQLPQQPWHINVDRNQLENAILNLAINARDAMRGEGTIALSAANVRLDREFCAGKGIIPGEFVRVAVSDSGAGIEPEILEQVFEPFFTTKADGQGTGLGLSMVFGFVKQSGGHVEIASTLGEGTRVQLYFPRSLRPILDEAPNLQRQQSGGHETILVVEDNDAVRTSAVELLREEGYRVLTAGHGDAAMQMLLEGVEVDLIFTDVVMPGLIKSSDLFAWAKVQTPPVAVLFTSGHTRDIISRNHQLSPDTHLLGKPYSPEAMLQMIRVVLGS from the coding sequence ATGCAGTTTTTATCCGATAGCCATGGTTGTGAGGGCTGGAAAGGCGAAATGGCCGGGCGCATCAGTGCGTTCGACTGGAGCCACACCGAACTTGGCCCGCTGAACAGCTGGCCGGCCAGCCTGTGCAGCGCGGTGCAACTGATGCTGGCGTCGCCGCTGCCGATGGTCATGCTCTGGGGCCGCGCCGGCTACATGATCTACAACGATGCCTATTCGATATTCGCCGGTGGTCGCCATCCGTACCTGCTCGGCTCGCCGGTTGAACTGGGTTGGCCAGAGGTCGCCGAGTTCAATCGACATGTGGTTGACACTTGCCTGGCGGGTGGCACCTTGTCCTTTCGCAATAAAGAGCTGGTGCTGTTGCGCGACGGCGTCCCCGAAGACGTCTGGATGGATTTGTATTACAGCCCCGTCGCCAACGATGACGGCGTGCCGGCCGGGGTGATGGCGATGGTGGTGGAAACCACCGAATTCATGCACTCCGAGCGCCGCCGTCAGGCCGCTGAAAAGGCCTATCGCGCCGACAACGAGCGGGTTCGTCTGGCGCTGAATGCCGGCGCTTTGCTTGGCTCGTTTGTCTGGGACGTGAAAAACAACACGTTGTCGGCAGACGAACGGTTCGCCCGCACGTTTTCTTATCCGCCGGATCATGACCTGAGCAATCTGGCCCAGGACATTGCCGAATCGCGTATCCATCCCGATGACCACGCCTGGGTCCAAGAGCGCGTCGCCCACTCCGTGCAGACCGGTGAGCCGTATAACGCCGAATATCGCGTCCGGCGCAGTGACGGCAGTTATCTGTGGGTGTTGGCCAGTGGCGGTTGCGAGTTTGACGAACACGGCAAACCGTTGCGCTTTCCCGGCGTACTGATCGACATTCATGAACGCAAGATTGCCGAAGAATCCCTGCTCAAATTTACCCGCAACCTCGAACAGCGCGTCGGCGAAGAAGTCGAGGCGCGGCTGGCGGCTGAAGAGCAGTTGCGCCAATCACAGAAGCTCGAAGCGATTGGCGGGCTGACCGGCGGCGTCGCTCACGACTTCAATAATCTGCTGCAAGTGATCGCCGGCAATCTGCATCTGCTTGCACGTCACGAGCCGAACAACGCCAATGTGCAGCGCCGGGTCAGTGCCTCGCTGGCGGCGGTCGAACGCGGTGCCAAGCTGTCCTCGCAATTGCTCGCGTTTGCCCGGCGCCAGCCGTTGTCGCCGGCAGTGTGTAACCCGCGACAGATTTTCGAAGGTGTCGGCGAATTACTGCAGCGAGCGCTGGGTGAAACCATTCAGATCGACGTGCAGTTGCCGCAGCAGCCGTGGCATATCAACGTCGACCGCAACCAGTTGGAAAACGCCATTCTCAATCTGGCGATCAACGCCCGTGATGCGATGAGGGGTGAGGGCACCATTGCGCTCAGCGCTGCCAATGTGCGGCTCGATCGCGAGTTCTGTGCCGGTAAAGGCATCATCCCCGGCGAGTTTGTCCGAGTCGCCGTCAGTGACAGCGGCGCCGGCATTGAGCCAGAAATTCTCGAGCAGGTATTCGAACCTTTCTTCACCACCAAGGCCGATGGCCAGGGTACTGGCCTGGGCCTGAGCATGGTGTTCGGTTTCGTCAAACAGAGCGGCGGCCACGTCGAGATCGCCAGTACCCTCGGCGAGGGCACGCGGGTGCAGCTGTATTTTCCGCGCAGCCTGCGGCCGATCCTTGATGAGGCGCCCAATCTGCAAAGGCAGCAGAGCGGCGGCCACGAGACGATTCTGGTGGTCGAGGACAACGACGCCGTGCGGACTTCGGCGGTGGAATTGTTGCGCGAGGAGGGCTATCGCGTGTTGACCGCCGGCCACGGCGATGCGGCCATGCAAATGCTCCTCGAAGGTGTCGAGGTCGACCTGATCTTCACCGACGTGGTCATGCCGGGGCTGATCAAAAGCTCCGATCTGTTCGCCTGGGCCAAGGTGCAGACGCCGCCGGTGGCGGTGCTGTTCACCTCCGGGCACACCCGCGACATCATTTCGCGCAATCACCAGTTAAGCCCTGACACGCACTTGCTTGGCAAACCGTACAGCCCGGAAGCCATGTTGCAGATGATTCGGGTGGTGCTCGGTAGCTGA
- a CDS encoding GntR family transcriptional regulator, translating to MTEKKPETTVDRVYQGVYEAISKRSLRPGMKLGEASLAELFNVSRTSVRAALKQLEADGLVTTEPNKGASVSLPSNEELRSLFETRRLIEIGIVTELCRRKDGAAMHDLREHLLLEDEAHAAGDHERLIHLLGEFHIKLARSLNNPVLLDWFQKLISRASLYAAALDDDSHEVCRDNEHLRLIEYIEAGNQSAAIELTCTHLNGIEKAILDVAAKMKTGYHPLKHLIGV from the coding sequence ATGACCGAGAAGAAACCGGAAACCACGGTCGACCGCGTCTACCAAGGGGTTTACGAGGCGATCAGCAAGCGCTCGTTGCGCCCGGGGATGAAACTGGGCGAGGCCTCGTTGGCCGAGTTATTCAATGTCAGCCGCACGTCGGTGCGCGCGGCATTGAAGCAATTGGAGGCCGATGGGCTGGTCACCACCGAGCCCAATAAAGGTGCATCGGTGTCGCTGCCGAGCAATGAAGAGCTCCGCTCGCTGTTTGAAACCCGCCGGCTGATCGAGATCGGCATCGTCACCGAACTGTGCCGGCGCAAGGACGGCGCGGCGATGCACGACCTGCGCGAACACCTGCTGCTGGAAGATGAAGCCCACGCGGCGGGCGATCATGAACGCTTGATTCATCTGCTCGGCGAGTTCCATATCAAACTGGCGCGCAGCCTCAATAACCCGGTGCTGCTCGACTGGTTCCAGAAGCTGATCTCCCGCGCCTCGCTATACGCCGCCGCGCTGGATGACGACAGCCATGAAGTCTGCCGCGACAACGAACACCTGCGCCTGATCGAGTACATCGAAGCCGGCAATCAGAGCGCCGCCATCGAGCTGACCTGCACCCATCTCAACGGCATCGAGAAGGCCATTCTCGACGTCGCCGCGAAGATGAAAACTGGCTACCATCCGCTCAAGCACCTGATCGGGGTCTAG
- a CDS encoding DUF799 domain-containing protein — MIARTLKLLAAGLALTVLGGCVAPKTVDYAAYKQARPKTILVLPPLNTSPDVKASYSLLSQVTFPLAEAGYYVLPITLVDETFRQNGLTTPDDIHQAPANKLRDIFGADAALYITVTEYGTRYMVISSETAVTATAKLVDLKSGTTLWTGSARASSEEGGNNGGGGLIGMLITAAVKQVINSATDAGYPIAGVASNRLLSAGHRAGLLYGPRSPKYGTD, encoded by the coding sequence ATGATTGCGCGTACCTTGAAACTGCTGGCCGCCGGTCTGGCCCTGACTGTGCTGGGTGGCTGCGTCGCGCCCAAGACCGTGGATTACGCGGCCTACAAACAGGCGCGGCCGAAGACCATTCTGGTGCTGCCACCGCTGAACACTTCGCCGGACGTGAAGGCGTCGTACAGCCTGTTGTCGCAGGTGACGTTTCCGTTGGCGGAAGCCGGTTATTACGTGCTGCCGATTACGCTGGTTGACGAGACGTTCCGCCAGAATGGCCTGACCACCCCGGACGATATCCACCAGGCACCGGCAAACAAACTGAGGGACATCTTCGGTGCGGACGCGGCGCTGTACATCACCGTGACCGAATACGGTACGCGTTACATGGTGATCAGCAGCGAAACTGCGGTCACTGCGACGGCAAAACTGGTTGACCTGAAAAGCGGCACGACGCTGTGGACCGGTTCGGCGCGGGCGTCGAGCGAAGAGGGCGGCAACAACGGCGGTGGCGGTCTGATCGGCATGCTGATCACGGCGGCTGTGAAGCAGGTCATCAACAGCGCCACCGATGCCGGCTACCCGATCGCCGGCGTGGCGAGCAATCGTCTGCTCTCGGCCGGACACCGGGCAGGCCTGCTGTACGGCCCACGCTCGCCGAAGTACGGCACGGACTGA
- a CDS encoding DUF4810 domain-containing protein gives MTLTLSRSLMALTLAASALLTGCAPGPQTLYQWEGYEPQVYEYFKGEEPKEAQAEALERDLQKIRSTGKAVPPGYHAHLGLLYLSMGKDDQMVQQFNTEKTLFPESGTYMDFLLKNAKSGDAK, from the coding sequence ATGACTCTGACTTTGTCGCGCTCGCTGATGGCGCTGACGCTGGCCGCCAGCGCCTTGCTGACCGGTTGTGCCCCCGGCCCGCAAACCCTGTACCAATGGGAAGGCTACGAACCCCAGGTCTACGAATACTTCAAAGGCGAAGAGCCGAAAGAAGCCCAGGCCGAAGCGCTGGAACGTGACCTGCAGAAAATCCGCTCCACCGGCAAAGCCGTACCGCCGGGCTACCATGCGCACCTTGGCCTGCTCTATCTGAGCATGGGCAAGGACGATCAGATGGTGCAGCAGTTCAACACCGAGAAAACCCTGTTCCCCGAGTCCGGCACGTACATGGACTTTCTGCTCAAGAACGCCAAGAGCGGAGACGCGAAATGA
- a CDS encoding CsgG/HfaB family protein: protein MISRMLVSGVAIAVLGTIAGTLAGCATESSRALPVAKVESATQVWTGVRVPMAVGKFDNRSSYMRGIFSDGVDRLGGQAKTILITHLQQTNRFSVLDRDNMGEIQQEAAIKGQAQRLKGADYVVTGDVTEFGRKETGDHQLFGILGRGKTQVAYAKVNLNIVNISTSEVVYSTQGAGEYALSNREIIGFGGTAAYDSTLNGKVLDLAMREAINRLVDGMNAGAWKPGN from the coding sequence ATGATCTCCCGGATGCTGGTTTCAGGCGTTGCGATTGCTGTGCTCGGCACGATTGCCGGCACACTCGCCGGTTGCGCCACCGAAAGCTCCCGTGCATTGCCGGTGGCCAAGGTTGAAAGCGCCACACAAGTCTGGACCGGCGTTCGCGTGCCAATGGCCGTGGGCAAGTTCGACAACCGCTCCAGCTACATGCGCGGGATCTTCTCCGACGGCGTCGACCGTCTCGGCGGTCAGGCCAAGACCATTCTCATCACTCACTTGCAGCAGACCAACCGCTTCAGCGTGCTGGACCGCGACAACATGGGTGAAATCCAGCAGGAAGCCGCGATCAAGGGCCAGGCCCAACGCTTGAAAGGCGCTGATTACGTGGTCACCGGTGACGTCACCGAGTTCGGCCGCAAAGAGACCGGCGATCACCAGTTGTTCGGCATTCTCGGCCGTGGCAAGACTCAAGTGGCTTACGCCAAGGTCAACCTGAACATCGTCAACATCAGCACTTCCGAAGTGGTGTATTCGACCCAGGGCGCCGGCGAATACGCCTTGTCCAATCGCGAAATCATCGGCTTCGGCGGCACCGCTGCCTACGACTCGACCCTCAACGGCAAAGTACTGGATCTGGCCATGCGCGAGGCGATCAATCGTCTGGTCGATGGCATGAACGCCGGTGCCTGGAAACCGGGCAACTGA
- a CDS encoding error-prone DNA polymerase, translating into MAAGLVCMNDGYAELHCLSNFSFQRGASSALELFQRAKKHGYQALAITDECTLAGIVRAWQAAKSVELPLIIGSEIRIENGPKLVLLVENLAGYQALCGLITRARRRTQKGQYQVLREDFAEPLPGLLVLWVPDSLDDVEEGRWLQQTFAERLWLAVQLHRGQDDQQRLASLLSLAAELQIPPVASGDVHMHARGRRALQDTMTAIRHHVPVAEAGLRLHPNGERHLRSVEVVRELYPQALLDESVKLARRCTFDLGELRYQYPKELVPEGHSASSWLRQLTKEGIAWRWKKSASFKVLRQINKELKLIAELGYESYFLTVHDVVRFAREQSILCQGRGSAANSAVCFALGITEIDPDRTTLLFERFMSKERNEPPDIDVDFEHERREEVLQYVFRRYGRGRAALTAVVSTYHAAGAVRDVAKALGLPPDQINALADCCGHWSDETPPLARLLEGGFDPDSPVLRRVLSLTGQLIGFPRHLSQHPGGFVISEQPLDTLVPVENAAMAERTIIQWDKDDLDAVGLLKVDILALGMLSAIRRCFDLLRRHRNLDLSLATIPAEDKPTYEMISRADTIGVFQIESRAQMSMLPRLKPAKFYDLVIEVAIVRPGPIQGGMVHPYLRRRNKEEEETYPSPELKVVLERTLGVPLFQEQVMQIAIVAADYSPGEADQLRRSMAAWKRHGGLEPHKERLAAGMKKNGYTPEFAAQIFEQIKGFGSYGFPESHAASFALLTYASCWLKCHEPAAFACALINSWPMGFYSPDQILQDARRHHLQIRPVDVRASDWDCSLETTTAAQPAIRMGLRMIKGFREDDARRIEAARARGAFADVADLGERAALDSRAQALLADSGALRGLAGHRHRARWEVAGVQKQLGLFAGLPSQEEAEVMLPKPSVGEDLHADYSTVGTTLGPHPLALLRGELKARRCRSSQELLDVEHGRPVSVAGLVTGRQRPGTASGVTFVTLEDEFGNVNVVVWRDLAERQRQVLVGSQLLKVDGRWEREGEVRHLIAGRLSDLSPLLNGIRVQSRDFH; encoded by the coding sequence GTGGCTGCAGGGCTGGTTTGCATGAACGACGGTTATGCCGAACTGCACTGCCTGTCGAACTTCAGTTTTCAGCGCGGTGCCTCCAGTGCGCTGGAACTGTTTCAGCGCGCAAAAAAGCACGGCTATCAGGCGCTGGCGATCACCGATGAGTGCACGCTGGCCGGGATCGTTCGGGCCTGGCAAGCGGCGAAATCGGTTGAGCTGCCGCTGATCATTGGCAGTGAAATTCGCATCGAAAATGGTCCGAAACTGGTGCTGTTGGTGGAGAACCTGGCGGGTTATCAGGCCTTGTGTGGTTTGATCACCCGCGCCCGACGGCGCACGCAGAAGGGCCAGTATCAGGTGCTGCGCGAGGACTTCGCCGAGCCGTTGCCGGGGTTGCTGGTGTTGTGGGTGCCGGATTCACTCGATGACGTGGAAGAGGGCCGTTGGCTGCAGCAGACCTTCGCCGAACGCCTGTGGCTGGCGGTGCAATTGCATCGTGGCCAGGACGATCAGCAACGGCTGGCGAGCTTGTTGAGTCTGGCCGCCGAGTTGCAGATTCCGCCGGTAGCCAGCGGCGATGTGCACATGCATGCCCGTGGCCGGCGTGCCTTGCAGGACACCATGACGGCGATCCGTCATCACGTGCCGGTGGCTGAGGCGGGGTTGCGTTTGCATCCCAATGGCGAGCGGCATTTGCGCAGTGTCGAGGTCGTGCGCGAGTTGTATCCGCAGGCCTTGCTGGATGAGTCGGTGAAGCTGGCCCGACGCTGCACCTTTGATCTGGGCGAGTTGCGTTATCAATACCCGAAAGAGTTGGTGCCCGAGGGGCACAGCGCCAGTTCCTGGCTACGGCAACTGACCAAGGAAGGCATCGCCTGGCGCTGGAAGAAAAGTGCGTCCTTCAAGGTGCTGAGGCAGATCAACAAGGAGCTGAAGCTGATCGCCGAACTCGGCTATGAAAGCTACTTCCTCACCGTACATGACGTGGTGCGCTTTGCCCGCGAGCAGAGCATTCTCTGTCAGGGCCGTGGCTCCGCGGCCAACTCGGCGGTGTGTTTTGCCTTGGGCATCACCGAGATCGACCCGGATCGCACCACGCTGCTGTTCGAGCGTTTCATGTCCAAGGAGCGCAATGAACCGCCGGACATTGATGTCGACTTCGAGCACGAACGCCGCGAAGAAGTCCTGCAATACGTGTTTCGCCGTTATGGCCGTGGTCGTGCGGCGCTGACGGCGGTGGTCAGCACCTACCACGCTGCCGGCGCGGTGCGCGACGTGGCCAAGGCCCTGGGCCTGCCGCCCGATCAGATCAACGCACTGGCCGATTGCTGCGGCCACTGGAGCGATGAAACCCCGCCGCTCGCGCGTTTGCTCGAAGGTGGCTTCGACCCCGACAGCCCGGTGTTGCGCCGGGTGTTGAGCCTGACCGGGCAACTGATCGGTTTTCCCCGGCACCTGTCGCAGCATCCCGGCGGCTTCGTGATTTCCGAGCAGCCGCTGGACACGCTGGTGCCGGTGGAGAACGCGGCGATGGCCGAGCGCACGATCATCCAGTGGGACAAGGACGACCTCGACGCGGTCGGCCTGCTCAAGGTGGATATCCTCGCCCTCGGCATGCTCAGCGCAATCCGCCGTTGCTTCGATTTGCTGCGCCGTCACCGCAATCTGGATCTGAGCCTGGCGACCATCCCGGCTGAAGACAAACCGACCTACGAGATGATCAGCCGCGCCGACACCATTGGCGTGTTCCAGATCGAGTCACGGGCGCAAATGTCGATGCTGCCGCGCCTGAAACCGGCGAAGTTCTATGACTTGGTGATTGAAGTGGCCATCGTCCGCCCGGGGCCGATTCAGGGCGGGATGGTTCATCCGTATCTGCGCCGCCGGAACAAGGAAGAGGAGGAAACCTACCCGTCGCCAGAACTCAAGGTCGTTCTGGAAAGAACCCTCGGCGTGCCGCTGTTTCAGGAGCAGGTCATGCAGATCGCCATCGTCGCCGCCGACTACAGCCCCGGCGAGGCCGATCAATTACGTCGCTCGATGGCCGCGTGGAAACGCCACGGTGGCTTGGAGCCGCACAAGGAACGCCTCGCCGCCGGCATGAAGAAGAATGGCTACACGCCAGAGTTCGCCGCGCAGATTTTCGAGCAGATCAAAGGCTTCGGCAGCTACGGTTTTCCCGAATCCCACGCCGCCAGTTTTGCTTTGCTGACCTACGCCAGTTGCTGGCTCAAGTGCCACGAACCGGCGGCGTTCGCCTGTGCGTTGATCAACAGTTGGCCCATGGGTTTCTACAGCCCGGACCAGATTCTGCAGGACGCGCGCCGGCATCATTTGCAGATTCGCCCGGTCGACGTGCGTGCCAGTGACTGGGATTGCAGCCTGGAAACCACCACGGCGGCGCAACCGGCGATTCGCATGGGCCTGCGCATGATCAAGGGCTTTCGCGAAGACGATGCCCGGCGCATCGAGGCGGCGCGGGCGCGCGGGGCGTTTGCCGATGTCGCCGATCTGGGCGAACGGGCCGCACTCGACAGTCGGGCGCAGGCGTTGCTCGCCGATTCCGGGGCGTTGCGCGGTTTGGCCGGGCATCGGCATCGGGCGCGCTGGGAAGTCGCCGGGGTGCAGAAACAGCTGGGCCTGTTTGCCGGGTTGCCGAGTCAGGAGGAGGCCGAGGTGATGCTGCCCAAACCCAGCGTTGGCGAGGATCTGCATGCCGATTACAGCACCGTCGGCACCACGTTGGGGCCGCATCCGTTGGCGCTGTTGCGCGGTGAACTCAAAGCCCGGCGTTGTCGTAGTTCGCAGGAATTGCTCGACGTCGAACACGGTCGGCCGGTGAGCGTCGCCGGGCTGGTGACGGGGCGCCAACGACCGGGCACCGCCAGCGGTGTGACGTTTGTGACCCTGGAAGACGAATTCGGCAACGTCAACGTGGTGGTCTGGCGCGATCTGGCCGAGCGTCAGCGGCAAGTGCTGGTGGGTTCGCAATTGCTCAAGGTCGATGGCCGCTGGGAGCGCGAAGGCGAAGTGCGCCATCTGATTGCCGGGCGCCTGAGCGATCTCAGCCCGCTGCTCAACGGCATCCGCGTGCAGAGCCGCGATTTCCACTGA